Part of the Deltaproteobacteria bacterium genome, CTGTCGCGGTTCATCGAAAAGGTGACCGCCCTGTGGTCGCGCGGCGAGCTGGACGCGCCCGGCATCGAGCCGTACGCCGCATTCTGTGCGCGCGTGGCGGCCGGGCTCGACCAGGTGATGCGCGAACAGGGGCGCGGCAAGACGGTCGCGGTCGTGACCTCCGGCGGCCCGATCTCGCAGGCCGTCGGGCGCGCGCTCGCGCTCGACGCGGAGCACACCTGGCGCATCGCATGGGTCGTGCGCAATGCGTCCATCACCGAGTTCGCCTACCGCGAAGACGCCTTCGGGCTCGTCGCGTTCAACGCCACGCCGCACCTGCGGCCCGACGAGGTCACCTACCGCTGACGAGGAGGCTCCGTGGACTTCGACATCTCGGATCGCATGAAGGACGTGCTCGCGCGCATGGACGCGATCGTCCGCGAGCACATCATCCCGCTCGAGACGCGCTTCGTGCGCGAGGGACTGCGCGCGGTCGAGCCGGAGCTTGCCGCCGTGCGCGCGCGGGTCAAGGAAGCCGGCCTGTGGGCGCCGCAGATGCCGGCAGACGCCGGCGGCATGGGCCTGTCGCTGGTCGACCACGGACTGGTGAGCGAGGTGCTCGGCCAGTCGCCGCTCGGCCATTACTGCTTCAACTGCCAGGCGCCCGATGCCGGCAACATGGAGATCCTGCACAAATACGGCACGCCGGA contains:
- a CDS encoding acyl-CoA dehydrogenase; translated protein: MDFDISDRMKDVLARMDAIVREHIIPLETRFVREGLRAVEPELAAVRARVKEAGLWAPQMPADAGGMGLSLVDHGLVSEVLGQSPLGHYCFNCQAPDAGNMEILHKYGTPEQKRRYLDPLVAGDIRSCFSMTEPDTAGSNPTLLACRAVKDGDDYVITGRKWFTTAADGAAFAIVMAVTDP